One window of Strigops habroptila isolate Jane chromosome Z, bStrHab1.2.pri, whole genome shotgun sequence genomic DNA carries:
- the LOC115601363 gene encoding purpurin: protein MSRRPTEYRSQFRMKYTQYVFLASIFSTVEYNLAQTCAVESFAVKDNFDPKRYAGKWYALAKKDPEGLFLQDNISAEYTVEEDGTMTASSKGRVKLFGFWVICADMAAQYTVPDPATPAKMYMTYQGLASYLSSGGDNYWVIDTDYDNYAITYACRSLKEDGSCDDGYSLIFSRNPRGLPPAIQRIVRQKQEEICMSGQFQPVLQSGTLANEQTQQNHSKLHCSLLARFLMLYPIRK from the exons AATGAAATACACACAGTATGTTTTCCTGGCCTCCATCTTCTCCACTGTTGAATACAACTTAGCTCAGACCTGTGCAGTGGAGTCTTTCGCTGTGAAAGACAATTTTGATCCAAAAAGG TATGCAGGGAAATGGTATGCCCTGGCCAAGAAGGATCCAGAAGGCCTTTTCCTTCAGGACAACATCTCTGCTGAATACACTGTGGAAGAAGATGGCACAATGACAGCATCATCCAAAGGCCGAGTCAAGCTTTTTGG GTTCTGGGTGATCTGTGCCGACATGGCTGCTCAGTACACAGTACCTGACCCAGCCACTCCAGCAAAGATGTACATGACCTACCAGGGACTGGCCAGCTACCTCTCCAGTGGTG GGGACAACTACTGGGTGATTGACACTGACTATGATAACTATGCCATTACCTATGCCTGCCGCAGTCTGAAGGAGGATGGCTCTTGCGATGATGGCTACTCCCTGATCTTCTCACGCAACCCCCGTGGCCTGCCCCCAGCCATCCAGCGCATTGTGCgccagaagcaggaggaaatcTGCATGTCTGGCCAGTTCCAGCCCGTGCTTCAGTCAGGTACTTTGGCTAATGAGCAAACACAACAGAACCACAGCAAACTACATTGTAGTCTTTTAGCAAGGTTTTTAATGTTATATCCAATAAGAAAATAG